The following is a genomic window from Methanobacterium aggregans.
GGATCGGTTACAGGCTTCGTGGTTACCATAACCTCGTATACGCAGTTGAGGATGTGAAACGTGCTGCATCCCTTGGTGTCAGGGGAATAGTTGTCTACGATGAGGGTCTGCTCTGGGTACTAGGTAAGATGCGTGAAGCAGGAGAACTGTCTGAAAAGGTTCATTTCAAGGTTTCAGCCCACTGCGGTCATGGAAACCCTGCATCTGCAAAACTCCTTCAGGAGATAGGTGCAGATTCATTCAACCCTGTTCGTGACCTGCAGATACCCATGATGGCAGCTATACGCAGGGCAATTGATATCTCCCTGGATCTTCACATGGAAAATCCTAAATCTTCAGGTGGTTTCATAAGGCACTACGAGGCCCCTGAAATAATAAGGGCAGCATCCCCTGTTTACCTTAAAACTGGTGGAGCTGTTGCAGCCCATCATAGCTGGGACACAAACCAGAAGCAGGCTGGAGAGCGTGCAAGGCAGGTTCTTCTTGTTCAGAGCATGATCAACCGTTACTACCCTGATGCAGAGATTTCAAAAAGGGACACAGAGGACATGTCAATTCCTGAAATTTAATTTCAGATAATAGATAATATTAAATAGGGACGTATATTAAATGGAAATAGCTGAAATAGTTAAAAATGCAGTTTTGGAGGCCAGCACAACCTTCCGCAGGGATCAGATCCATGCCTACAGAAGGGCCATTGATATGGAAGTGAATGAAAATGCCCGCTGGGTTCTTGAGCTTCTTCTTGAAAATGCAAAGATTGCCCAACGGGAAAAAATGCCCCTCTGTGATGATACTGGAATTCCACACATTTACCTTGAAGTTGGGGAGGATACTATCCTTCCAGGAGGCTTTTTCAAGGAAATCAAAGAGGGTGTGGCATGGGGTTTAAGGGATCTTCCAGCAAGACCCATGGCTGTACGTGGAAATTCCATTCAAAGGTTAGAACAGAGTAGTGGACTTTATGAAGACCCCGGAATGTTGTTTCCACCTTCTTTCTTTGTTGACACCATCTCAAGGGACATTTCTCGAGATCAGGGGTCTGAAAATGGAGTTGGAGATGGGGTTAAACTTCATGTTCTCATGCTCGGTGGGGGTCCAGAGATCAGGGCACACACTTATAAAGTTTTCCACAAGCGGGATCATAGAAAAGTATTTTGGGAAGTGAAAACATGGTTGAGATCAGAGATTCCCATGCTTGGCTGCACTCCATGCATTCCAGCCATAGGTATTGGGAGAACTCATTTTGAAGCTTCGTCCTTGATGCTGAAAGCAATGGCATATGGGGACCTTAACAAACAATCCGAACTTGAAAAGGACATAACTGAATCTCTTAACAGTTCCAATACAGGTGCTCTTGGTATTGGTGGCTCTGTAACTGCCCTTGGATCCTTCATCAAAGTAGGTCCTCAAAGGGCCAGCGGTGTTCGAATAGTATGTGCCAGACCATGCTGTTGTGTTGAACCCCGAAAATCGTCTGTTTATATACCTTCCAAATCTCTGGGATGATTCTAAGGATTTAAAAGAGAGATTGGAAATACTTTTCCTAAGATCCTACTCAATTTAAATTGAATTAAAGAATATAAAGAATAAATTCATGATTAGGATCTTCAGATTTTGGAATTAATTATGTTGAAGTGATTAAAATGGCAACTGAAAGAGAAACCATGGAAAAAATTCTTGGGTTTGACAACGTGAAATGGAGAACATCCATAACAAAGGTTGAGCCAAACAGGATCACAACAAGAGGATACTCACAGGAAGACCTCATAGGTAATATTTCATTTCCGGAAATGGTGTATCTCCTGATAAAAGGAGATATGCCCTCTGAAAATGAGTCGAAGATGTTGGAAGCTGTTCTTGTATCATTCTGCGATCATGGAGTTACACCTCCAAGCACCCAGGTGGCAAGGTTAATGGCGTCTGCAGGTTCACCTATGAATTCATGTGTTTCAGGAGGGATTCTAGCCTTTGGAAAACATCATGCCGGAGCACTGGAACTTTCAATGAGGTTGCTGCAGGAAACGATTTTTGAAGGGTTTTCAGATTTCACAGGAGAAATGTCTTCTGAAAATCTTAAAAAGAAGGTAAACACACTTGCAGAGGTTATTGTTGATAAATTCGCCCAAAATAACCAGAAGATACCGGGTTTTGGACACAGATATCATACGGAGGACCCCCGGGCTAGAAAGCTCTTGAAACTTGCAGATGATTATGGTTTTTCAGGATTACATACACAACTGGCCCTTTCAATTCAGGATATTCTCTATGAAACAAAAGACCTTCGTATGAACATCGATGGTGCCAATGCAGGAATACTTTCAGACATGGGCTTTGATTGGAAGCTGGGAACCGGTATTTTTATGATGGGAAGGCTTCCGGCATTAGTTTCACATGTTCATGAAGAGCAGACAAATGAATCTCCATTTAGAAAGCTTTTTGAAACAGATGAAATAGAGTACAGTGGCCTTGAGGAGGGAAAAATGAATATATTGAATAAAATTGCAAATAAAGGCTGAAAATAGGATTAAACCCATTGGATAGATGTATTGAATACACATTTTGAAAATTAAATAGTAAAAGATATATATAATACTCAATAGACTTTGGCATATCATGGTGATTTAAATGACAACAATATCGGAAGCTATTACAACCATTAAAAAGGCTGAAAATGATGCTGATAACTTGATCGCGGATGCGGAAAAGAAATCAGCAGATCTGATCGAAGAATCTCATTCTAAAGCTGACGAAGCTGTAGAAAAAGCTAAAAAAGAGGCCCAGGAAAAATCTGAAGCCATTATCTTTGAAGCTGAGACAAAAGCTCAGAAAGAAGCCTACCAAATATCCAACAAAACTGATGAAAAAATAGAAATAACAAAGAGGAAAGCTACAGATGCGGTGGATGAAGCCGTAGCTGTGATAGTTAAAACTGTGTTATAGTGTGAGTAAAATGTTCAAGCCGGCAAAAATGCAGAAGCTCAAGATAATAACTTTGGACAAGTACGCTGATTCTGCAGTTAATTCCCTTCATGAAGAGGGAATCGTACAGATCCAGGATATCTCAGAGCGAATTCAAACCGATGCAGAGTGGAAGCAAATACTCAAACCTTCAAAGGCAAATCCCAACACAGGAAAAGTCTCTTCTCTTCTCATGAAAACTTCGGGAATGGTTGATTTTCTTGAATCCGTTGAAAAACGTGACGGTGGCATAAAAAACACCATCATGGGTTTTATCAATCCTGAAACATTTGAGAAACGAGAAGTTGAAGTTATAAGTGCAGATGAACTGGTTGCCAAAGCAGAGTCAACAATTGCAGATGTTGAATCAAGGACCAAATCCCTTGAAGAACAGTTGAACAAACTGGACTCTGAAAAAGGTAAACTGGAAGATGCTTCCAAAATTGCAGAAGAATTAAAAGATTTTGATGTTGATCTCATTGATTTAAAAGGATCAGAGTATACTGAAGTTATAACTGGTAAAATAGAACTTTCTAACCTTGAAAAATTTAAGGAAGAAGCCAGTGCAGTTACAGAAGAATATCTTGTTTTTGAAACTGATTCTGAACTTAAAAAATCAAAATCTAAAGAAGTTTCAAAGAATATTATTATCATAACCTTATCACAATATGGTGAAAAGTTAACAGGACTTCTAAGAAAACTGGAATTTGATAAATTCGAAGTTTCAGGAATTTCTGGAAAACCAGAAGAGTTTATAAGAAACTCTGAGACAAGAATTCATGCCATAGAAAGTGAAAAAGAAACCCATTTCAATGAACTGGCAGTTGTTGCAGATGAATGGAAGGATAATCTCCTCGTTCTGAAGGAACAGCTGGAAGTTGAGAAGGAAAGGGATGAAATATTTTCCTCATTTGGAGAAACCAACAACACCATGATGTTTGAAGCATGGGTTCCAGAGAAGAAGATGAAAAAATCTCTTGAAATCCTGGAAACATCCACTGAAGGACATTCAGTTGTTGAAGTTTCAGATCCTGAAGAGAACGACGACGTTCCTAGTCATCTCGATAATCCGCGCTTTGCAAAGCCATACGAGATGATGGTGGACATGTACTCCCCTACAAACTACAAGGAATTGGACCCAACCATTTTCATGGCAATCATGTTCCCATTCTTCTTTGGTTACTGTTTAACCGATGCAGGTTATGGTATAATTGATGCATTAGTAGGATATCTCCTTTACAGGGGACTTGGAAGGACCAATAGAACCATGCATGATATGGGTTTGATACTCGTTGCATGTGGTGTGTGGGCTTTCATCCTTGGAATGGTTACCAACGGTTTCATAGGAGACCTTGTACCAAGATTCATAGTTGGAGATATGAGTTACCTAATGCCAACAGTCATAGGATCTGTCAACGCATTTGTGCATCCTGAAAACATATTGTACATAGCATTGACCATAGGTATCCTTCACATAAACCTGGGTCTTATCATGGGTGCTTACAACAACATAAAGAATGGGAAAATTGGAGAAGCCTTCGGTACACAGCTCGATTGGATTATACTTGAATTAGCCATTGTTCTTTACATTGTAACAGGATCAGCCATAGTTGGAGGAGTTACAGCACTCATAGCCATAGGAATTATGATGTACTACAACGGCGTCATGGGAGTGATGGATATACTGAGTTTCCTCGGTACGGTTTTATCATACTCAAGGCTTTTAGCACTCTGTCTTTCAACAGGCGGAATAGCTATGACAGTTAACATCATAACAGGGTTGTCTGCAGAGATGATACCCTATGTTGGTATAATACTAGCTCCAATAATATTCATTGGAGGACACATTGCAAACCTGGCTTTCCAGAGTCTTGGTGCATTTATACATTCATTACGTTTACATTATGTTGAATTTTTCAGTCAATTCTACGAGGGCGGAAGTCCAAAATTCAAGCCCTTCCAAGCTGAAAGAAAATTTACGAAAATTAGGAGGTAAAATAAATGGCAGCAGAATTAACATTAGGTACAGCTTTAGCAGCAATAGGAGCAGGAGTCGCAGTAGGATTTGCGGCATTAGGATCAGGTATAGGACAAGGTATAGCATCAGCAGGTGCAGTAGGTGCAGTAGCTGAAGATAAAGGCATGTTCGCACAGGGTATCGTTTTCACAGCTATACCAGAGACACAGGCTATATACGGTTTCTTAATAGCTATATTGATCCTCGTGTTCTCAGGACTCATGGGTGGACACACGCTTGACGTAGTCACAGGACTTGTAGCAATAGGTGCAGGTGCAGCAGTAGGATTTGCAGGTTTAGGATCCGGTATGGGTCAGGGTATAGCTTCATCAGCATCCGTTGGTGCAGTTGTCGAAGATAAAGGTATGTTCGCACAGGGTATCGTTTTCACAGCTATACCAGAGACACAGGCTATATACGGTTTCCTTATAGCTATACTGTTACTTGTGTTCGGCGGAATTCTCGGAGCATAAGCATTTAAGCTTAGATATTGGAGGATAAGCAGATGAGCTCAGGGGCAGAAAAAATAGTATCAAACATCATATCAGATGCTCAAAGTAAGGCAGATATCATAATCCAGAAGGCCCAGGAGGACACCAGTACAATCACAGAAGAAGGGGACAAAAAAGCCCAATTTGAAAGCGAAAAAATTCTTGAAAGCGCTGAAAAACAGGCACAGATGAAATATCAACAGTTGATCTCTGAGGCTAAGATGAATTCCCGTAGGAAAGAACTCGAGGCAAGAGAAGAAATTATTGAAGAATCATTTGCTAAAGCCGGAGCAGAACTTGAAAAGATCGCTTCAACTTCTTCCAAGGAATATGTGGAATCACTTAAAAATGTCATAAGTGAAGCTGCATTTGAGATTGGTGGTGGAGAACTGGTTGTACTTCTTAAAGAGGAAGATATCTCCAAAATAAAAGACGAAATAAAAGCTATCGAGAAAGATATTACTGATAAAACAGGCCAGAAAACAACCTTTGAAACTGGAGAAAGCATAACCACCATTGGTGGGGCAGTTGTGAAAACCAAAGATGGAGATATTGAGGTTAACAACACAATCGAAGCAAGGATGCTCAGATTCAAAAAAGCTCTAAGATCAGAGGTTGCAAAGGTGCTGTTTAAGTAAGGAGGAAAACCTAAATGGTAGAAGATATTGCAGCATTAGTAAGCTCAATGGGATTTTCCTCCCCAGAATCCGTTATAGGGCTTTTATTTCTGGTCTTAGCAGTTATTGGAGCAGTAATTGTTGTTGTGAGCATCAGACCCGTTCTGGAGTTTTACCCATACACATCACCCAATGCACGTGTAAGGGCAAGAAGAGGAAAGCTGTTTGATGAAAAACAGCTTTCAGAAATAGTTGAAGCAGACACAGTGGAAGAGGTCAAAAATTACCTTAGGGGAGTTCCAGAGTACGCAGAATACGTGGAAAAGTACCCTATTGAGAAGGCACTTGACACCCAGCTTGCAGAAACTCACGATCTTCTTGCAAGGATAGCACCAGATGATATAAAAGAAACCTTTGAAATTCTTTTGTCAAAATGGGATATAAGCAACTTGAAGAGCATAATAATTGCAAAAGAAGCTGGTTTAACAAGGGAAGAAACAGAAGATCTTTTAATACCCTTTGGGGATCTAAAAGATTCATCTGACAAACTCCTTGATGCAAAGAACATTGAAGAAATTGTTAATGCTCTTGAAGGTACAGAATACGCACAAATTCTTGAAGATGCTATGCCAGAGTACCAGAAAATGGGTATGCTCTTACCTTTAGAAGCAGCACTTGACAAGAATTATCTTAACAAGCTGGTTAGATCCGTTGCAAACCCTGCAGATGACAACAGCAAGTTACTGCAGAGTTACATCGGAACCCTTGTGGACACAACCAACCTGAAGATCATACTCCGGGCAAAGGTTGACGGACTCAAATACGAAGAAGTCCAGTCTTACATGATATCCAACGGATACCAGATACGTGAGTGGAAATTAAAAGAACTCATGGAATCTGAAGATGTTGAAGGAGTATTAAGCAGTCTTGAAGGAACAAAATATTCACACATACTTTCAGAGTCCATGCCTGATTATTCAGGCACAGGTTCAATAGCCCCATTCGAGGCAGCTCTGGATGCAAATGTGAGAAAAACTGCAAACACCATATCCAAGAAAAAACCAATAGGCATAGGTCCAATAATAGGATTCCTCAGCAGGAAAGAAACTGAAGTAAGGAACCTTAAGATCATAGCCCGTGGTAAAGTAGAGGATGGAGTTTCAGCTTCCGTGATTAAGGAGATGTTAGTATGAGTTCGCAGGTAGCAGTTATGGCTGACGCGGATACTGTCACAGGATTCCGTCTTGGAGGAATTAAGGCAGGATATCCAGTTTCAAACATGGAAGAAGCAGATAAAACCCTTAAAGAACTTGTAAAACAGGATTTTTCTATTATAATAATAACAGAAAAAATCGGTGACGGAATAAGGGAAACAATAGATAAGTTCACAAAAACAAGCGCATTGCCTATGATAATTGAAGTACCCGACAAATCAGGCTCAATTAGGAGAGAATCAGACCCTATGAGAGAGCTTATAAAGAGAGTAATTGGGGTTGAGATGGTAAAATGATTACAGGAAATATAATAAAAATAGCAGGTCCCGTTATTGTTGCAGACGGCATGAAGGGAACCCAGATGTACGAAATGGTCAAAGTCGGTAGCGACAAGCTCATTGGAGAGATAATTGAACTCGAAGGTGACACAGCAACCATACAGGTTTACGAGGAAACAGCAGGTATGAAACCTGGCGAACCAGTTGAAAGTACTGGAGGACCATTATCTGTGGAATTAGGTCCAGGTATTTTAGGATCCATATTTGATGGAATTCAGAGACCTCTTGAAAAGATCAAAGTTCTAACAGGAGATTACCTCCCTAGGGGTGTTGATGTTCCATCCTTACCAAAGGACAAAAAATGGACTTTCAAACCAACAGCAAAAGCTGGAATAGAAGTTAAAGGTGGAGATGTTATAGGAGAAGTCCAGGAAACATCTGCAATCGTCCAGAAAATAATGATACCTCCAAAAGTGGAGGGAACATTAAAAACAATAGTATCTGAAGGTGAATACACTGTAGAGGAAGACATCGCAGAAGTGGAAACATCCAAAGGTGTCGTAAAAGTTCAGATGCTACAAAAATGGCCTGTTAGGGTTGGAAGACCATACAAGCAGAAATTAGACCCTGATGTACCACTTGTAACAGGACAAAGGGCACAGGATACTTTCTTCCCAGTTGCTAAAGGTGGAACATCTGCTATGCCAGGTCCATTTGGATCAGGTAAGACAGTTACACAGCAGCAGCTTGCAAAATGGGCTGACGCAGACATAATCGTCTACGTTGGATGTGGAGAACGTGGTAACGAGATGACAGAAGTTTTAACAGAGTTCCCAGAACTTGAAGACCCAAAAACTGGAAAACCACTCATGGACAGGACTGTCCTTATCGCAAACACTTCAAACATGCCTGTGGCAGCAAGGGAAGCATGTGTTTATACAGGTATAACCATAGCAGAATACTTCCGTGATATGGGCTACGATGTGGCTCTAATGGCAGATTCAACATCCCGATGGGCTGAAGCTATGAGGGAGATCTCAGGAAGGCTCGAAGAGATGCCTGGTGAAGAAGGATACCCAGCATACCTTGCATCAAGACTTGCACAGTTCTATGAACGTGCTGGTAGGATTACAACAGTCGGTACAGAGGACAAAGTTGCATCAGTAACAGTTGTTGGAGCAGTATCACCTCCTGGTGGTGACCTTTCAGAACCAGTTACACAGAACACCCTACGTATATCCAAAGTGTTCTGGGCACTGGATGCATCACTTGCAGACAAACGTCACTTCCCATCAATAGATTGGTTACAGAGTTACTCATTATACGTTGAAAGTGTGCAGGACTGGTGGAAGGAGAACACAGGTTCAGATTGGAGGGACACAAGGGACGAAGCAATGGCCCTGCTCCAGAAAGAATCTGAGCTCCAGGAAATTGTTCAGCTCGTTGGTCCAGACGCACTTCCTGACCGTGAAAGGGTAACCCTTGAAACAACAAGGATGATAAGGGAAGACTTCCTCCAGCAGAACGCTTTCCACGAGATAGACACATACTGCGCACCTCAAAAACAGTATGAAATGCTTAAAACCATCATCATGTTCCAGAAAAACGCAAGTGCAGCCCTTGAAAGGGGAGCAGCAGCAGCAGATGTAGTAGCTCTTACTGTTAAAGAGGACATAGGAAAGATGAAATACTTACCTGAAGCAGAATTTGATGCAAAGGTCAAAGAAATTCAGGATAAAATAATCAAGCAGTGCAGTGAGGTATGAAGATGAAGATAGATATAAAAACAAGGGAGTACACAACAGTTTCAGAAGTTTCCGGCCCTCTAATGATTGTTGAGGGAGTTGAAGGCGTTGCCTACGGCGAAATCGTGGAGATCGAAACACCTGCAGGGGATCACAGACGTGGACAGGTTCTTGAGGTTAAAGATGATCTGGCTGTTGTGCAGGTCTTCGAGGGAACAAGCGACCTCAACACATCAACCACCAAAGTCAGGTTCACAGGAGAAACAGCAAAACTCGGTGTTTCACCTGACATGCTCGGAAGAATATTCAACGGTACAGGAAAACCAATAGACGGTGGTCCAGAGATCATTCCTGAAGAGGAACTGGATATCAACGGTAACCCTATGAACCCATCAGCAAGGGAATTCCCAGCAGAGTTCATAGAAACAGGTATATCAACAATAGACGGTATGAACACACTTGTACGTGGACAGAAGCTACCTATATTTTCAGGTTCCGGTCTTCCACACAACGAGCTTGCAGCACAGATAGCAAGGCAGGCTAAGGTTATAGGTGAAGGATCAGAGTTTGCAGTTATATTTGCAGCTATGGGTATCACCCACGAAGAAGCAAACTACTTCATGAGGGATTTCGAGCGAACTGGAGCTCTTGAGAGGGTTACAGTTTTCATGAACCTTGCAGACGACCCTGCAATCGAAAGGATCATCACACCTAAAATGGCATTAACCACAGCTGAATACTTCGCATTTGAGAAAAACATGCACGTGCTTGTTATACTCACTGACCTTACCAACTACTGTGAGGCATTAAGGGAAATATCAGCAGCAAGGGACGAAGTTCCAGGAAGGCGTGGATACCCTGGTTACATGTACACCGACCTTGCAACCATGTACGAACGTGCAGGAAGGATATTAGGTAAAGAGGGTTCAATCACCCAGATGCCCATACTTGTCATGCCACAGGACGACATAACCCACCCAATTCCTGATTTAACAGGTTACATCACAGAGGGACAGATCGTTCTAAGCCGTGACCTCCACAGGAAAGGTATATACCCACCAGTAGATGTTTTACCATCACTTTCCAGACTTATGAGTGGTGGAATAGGTGCAGAACAAACACGTGAAGACCACAGTGGTGTTTCAGACCAGCTTTACTCAGCATATGCTGAAGGTCGTGAACTACGTGATTTAATGGCTGTTGTTGGTGAAGAAGCTCTTACAGAGCGTGACAGGAAGTTCCTGAAGTTTGCAGATGAATTTGAAAAACAGTTCATAACCCAGACCAGGGACGAAGACAGATCCATTGAAGAAACACTGACACTCGGTTGGGAACTTCTGGCACTTCTGCCAAAAGCAGAACTCAAACGTGTACGTGAAGAACACATTCCAAAATACCACCCAGAATACAAATAAACCCCTTAATTTATTTTTTGGGGTTATAGAGGGATAAAATGGCACAAGAAATGATAGAAGGAATCAATCCAACAAGGATGGAACTTCTAAAACTAAAGGATAGGGAAAAACTGGCAGTAAAAGGTCATGGACTCCTCAAAGAGAAGAGGAACGCCCTTATCATGGAGTTCTTCAACATACTTGAACGTGTTCAGGGTTCAAGGGACATGGTTGAGGAAAATCTAAAGGAAGCCTATGAAGACCTGGCAAAGGCCCAGATCACAATGGGAGAACTCGCTGTCCATAAAGCTTCAATGGCTGTTAAAGAATCCGTTGAAGTTGACATTGATTCTCGAAGTATAATGGGTGTTGTTGTGCCTGTAATTGAATCAACAAGCACACAAACACGTACCATGGTTAACAGAGGATATGGATTTGTAGACACCTCTGTAAAACTGGATGAAGCAGCCAAAAAATTCGAAGAATCCATCAAACTCATAATAGAACTTGGAGAAATAGAAAAAACTATTATACTCCTTGCAAGTGAGATAGAGTCAACAAAAAGACGTGTTAATGCTCTGGAACATATAATCATTCCAAGGGTTGAGAACACAGTCAAGTACATTGAAATGAGGCTCGAAGAGATGGAAAGGGAAAGTTTCGTAAGGCTCAAGATGATCAAAAAAACCATGGAGATGGAGTAATGGTCAGAATAGTAACCAGACTTGGTACCATAAGGAAGGAACTTGAAGATAAAGAAGCAGATATTGACTTCAAAATAGGAACTATAGTTGGAAAATTAAGGGCAATAGTTGCTGATGAAGATGTGGATTTCAAGGCCAACGATGTGAAGCCAATTAAAATCCAGGAGATCAAGGTACCTGCAAACCATATCTGCCTCCTTTACGCCTACGCTGAGAACCGATATGGGCATACAATAGCTGTAGGTGAAGAAACACCCCTACCAATAAGTATGGACAGAACAGTGGACCATGCAACATTTGTTGCAGCTCTTGATGGAGAGATCAAAAAGAATGACCTGATTGGAGTGCTGACCTTACTTCCAACAGAACTCATGAGGTAAGGTTAAAATCCTTACCTATCTTTTTATTTTTTATTTACGATTTTTAGTGTAGACTATTTTTTAGAAATTTAATTGAAAGAAATTTAATTGAATTTCAGGTAAATTATCAACTACCAATTTTTTATAAATTTTATAAATAAAAGATTAAAATTTCATTAGAATTTTTTTAGCATCTACTTGACTATGAAAAAAGATTGTAAAAAATAGGGGTTTGGTACATCCCAAATTACTCATTCACAACCAAATTCAAGGACTGAAATGAAGACAAAATAAATATGAAAGTTTTTGATCAAAAATCAAAGGTTCATCAACCGCTGGAAAGTCTGTCCTTAATGAAGTTGTTCATTGGCTCTTTGCTCTTTCTAACTTCAAGGAGGAAATCTTTTATAACTTCTTCCAACTCATGATATTCCTGTAATTTTTTGTTTTTATCCATTCCAAGCTGTTTTAATTCCTTCATCATCTTCTTTCGAGGTGAAGAGCTTAAAATACCTGTAATCCTCGATTTTTGAGATTTGTTAGAGTATTTATCAATTATAATTCGTTTATTTTTGGTATGATCCGATTTAATTTGTTCTATGTCCCTTTTAATATTGTCCTGAAGGTTGCAGAGAGCTTCCTCAATTTCATTCAGCTCAGACATTAAACGTCTTGAATCTGCAATTGAGGATACATCAAGATCAATTTCATTTATTTCAGACAAAATAGTGTAATAATCTTTGATGTTCATTTTTTACCTCCACCCCAATATTTTGTAATCCATAAAATTTTTATAATCCCTAAAATCACTGAA
Proteins encoded in this region:
- a CDS encoding V-type ATP synthase subunit D, which translates into the protein MAQEMIEGINPTRMELLKLKDREKLAVKGHGLLKEKRNALIMEFFNILERVQGSRDMVEENLKEAYEDLAKAQITMGELAVHKASMAVKESVEVDIDSRSIMGVVVPVIESTSTQTRTMVNRGYGFVDTSVKLDEAAKKFEESIKLIIELGEIEKTIILLASEIESTKRRVNALEHIIIPRVENTVKYIEMRLEEMERESFVRLKMIKKTMEME
- a CDS encoding DUF22 domain-containing protein; the encoded protein is MVRIVTRLGTIRKELEDKEADIDFKIGTIVGKLRAIVADEDVDFKANDVKPIKIQEIKVPANHICLLYAYAENRYGHTIAVGEETPLPISMDRTVDHATFVAALDGEIKKNDLIGVLTLLPTELMR
- a CDS encoding ATP synthase subunit A, whose amino-acid sequence is MITGNIIKIAGPVIVADGMKGTQMYEMVKVGSDKLIGEIIELEGDTATIQVYEETAGMKPGEPVESTGGPLSVELGPGILGSIFDGIQRPLEKIKVLTGDYLPRGVDVPSLPKDKKWTFKPTAKAGIEVKGGDVIGEVQETSAIVQKIMIPPKVEGTLKTIVSEGEYTVEEDIAEVETSKGVVKVQMLQKWPVRVGRPYKQKLDPDVPLVTGQRAQDTFFPVAKGGTSAMPGPFGSGKTVTQQQLAKWADADIIVYVGCGERGNEMTEVLTEFPELEDPKTGKPLMDRTVLIANTSNMPVAAREACVYTGITIAEYFRDMGYDVALMADSTSRWAEAMREISGRLEEMPGEEGYPAYLASRLAQFYERAGRITTVGTEDKVASVTVVGAVSPPGGDLSEPVTQNTLRISKVFWALDASLADKRHFPSIDWLQSYSLYVESVQDWWKENTGSDWRDTRDEAMALLQKESELQEIVQLVGPDALPDRERVTLETTRMIREDFLQQNAFHEIDTYCAPQKQYEMLKTIIMFQKNASAALERGAAAADVVALTVKEDIGKMKYLPEAEFDAKVKEIQDKIIKQCSEV
- a CDS encoding ATP synthase subunit B yields the protein MKIDIKTREYTTVSEVSGPLMIVEGVEGVAYGEIVEIETPAGDHRRGQVLEVKDDLAVVQVFEGTSDLNTSTTKVRFTGETAKLGVSPDMLGRIFNGTGKPIDGGPEIIPEEELDINGNPMNPSAREFPAEFIETGISTIDGMNTLVRGQKLPIFSGSGLPHNELAAQIARQAKVIGEGSEFAVIFAAMGITHEEANYFMRDFERTGALERVTVFMNLADDPAIERIITPKMALTTAEYFAFEKNMHVLVILTDLTNYCEALREISAARDEVPGRRGYPGYMYTDLATMYERAGRILGKEGSITQMPILVMPQDDITHPIPDLTGYITEGQIVLSRDLHRKGIYPPVDVLPSLSRLMSGGIGAEQTREDHSGVSDQLYSAYAEGRELRDLMAVVGEEALTERDRKFLKFADEFEKQFITQTRDEDRSIEETLTLGWELLALLPKAELKRVREEHIPKYHPEYK